The proteins below come from a single Halomicroarcula saliterrae genomic window:
- a CDS encoding dihydrolipoyl dehydrogenase family protein has translation MTHVVIIGAYGSAGAAVAGELADADGIDLTLIDDGDPGGGLCILKGCMPSKEVLSAGAHRFQARHDERLTGDPPDVDLETVVSRKDDHVLNWAAHRRESVHELAERDGVEFVHATAEFVDDRTVRAGGATYDADYVVVATGSTVYVPEIPGIEDVDYMTSADVLDATELPDSGIVMGFGYIGMELVPYLAEAGGMELTVVEHDDRPIDEADPAFGDAARELYEDNWDVEIPTNCYERALEPTDDGGVRLYVEFDDGSEERYEADQLFCFTGRRPTLDGLGLDRTAISTEGKWVRDTMQTVDAPHVYAVGDVNGHEPILHVAKEQGFTAAENIRRQESGAPPQPYENVHHHVIFSGLGVYPFARVGHSEHSAREAGYNVVTATRQASDDGVFKSKDVPEGLAKLVVDADDGTVLGWQGLHYHADSFAKTLQIIVELGLDVREIPDRAYHPTLPENLDGLVRDCVAQLDA, from the coding sequence ATGACCCACGTCGTCATCATCGGCGCGTACGGGAGCGCCGGCGCGGCCGTCGCCGGCGAGCTCGCGGATGCGGACGGAATCGACCTGACACTCATCGACGACGGGGACCCCGGCGGCGGGCTCTGCATTCTCAAGGGGTGTATGCCCTCGAAAGAGGTGCTGTCGGCCGGCGCCCACCGGTTTCAGGCGCGCCACGACGAGCGGCTGACGGGCGACCCGCCCGACGTGGACCTCGAAACGGTCGTCTCCCGCAAGGACGACCACGTGCTGAACTGGGCGGCCCACCGGCGCGAGTCGGTCCACGAACTGGCCGAGCGCGACGGCGTCGAGTTCGTCCACGCCACCGCCGAGTTCGTCGACGACCGCACCGTCCGGGCGGGCGGGGCGACCTACGACGCGGACTACGTCGTCGTCGCCACCGGTTCGACGGTCTACGTCCCCGAGATACCGGGTATCGAGGACGTGGACTACATGACCAGCGCGGACGTGCTCGACGCCACCGAGCTCCCCGACTCGGGCATCGTGATGGGGTTCGGGTACATCGGGATGGAGCTGGTCCCCTATCTCGCCGAGGCCGGCGGGATGGAGCTCACCGTCGTCGAACACGACGACCGTCCTATCGACGAGGCCGACCCCGCCTTCGGCGACGCGGCCCGGGAGCTCTACGAGGACAACTGGGACGTGGAGATACCCACGAACTGTTACGAGCGTGCGCTGGAACCGACCGACGACGGCGGGGTGCGGCTGTACGTGGAGTTCGACGACGGGAGCGAGGAGCGCTACGAGGCCGACCAGCTGTTCTGTTTCACCGGTCGGCGGCCCACCCTCGACGGGCTCGGGCTGGACCGCACCGCGATATCTACCGAGGGCAAGTGGGTCCGGGACACCATGCAGACCGTCGACGCCCCCCACGTCTACGCCGTCGGCGACGTCAACGGCCACGAGCCGATTCTCCACGTCGCCAAGGAGCAGGGGTTCACCGCGGCCGAGAACATCCGTCGCCAGGAGTCCGGCGCGCCACCACAGCCCTACGAGAACGTCCACCACCACGTCATCTTCTCTGGGCTGGGCGTCTACCCGTTCGCCCGCGTGGGCCACAGCGAGCACAGCGCCCGCGAGGCCGGCTATAACGTGGTCACCGCGACCCGGCAGGCCAGCGACGACGGCGTGTTCAAGTCGAAGGACGTGCCCGAGGGACTGGCGAAGCTCGTCGTCGACGCCGACGACGGCACCGTACTCGGGTGGCAGGGGCTGCATTACCACGCCGACAGCTTCGCGAAGACGCTCCAGATTATCGTCGAGCTCGGCCTCGACGTGCGGGAGATTCCCGACCGCGCGTACCACCCGACGCTCCCGGAGAACCTCGACGGGCTGGTCCGGGACTGCGTCGCACAGCTGGACGCCTGA
- a CDS encoding ATP-binding protein, translating into MENPVVVGGRPLTATEERARVLVVDTDRTTVETLRAADAGYELRTARTVDDALAAVESEPVDCIVSEHALPEGTGIELLRAVRDRWPDLPFVLLTDSGDEGLASDAVGAGVTDYLPKTRTAALPDRLAAALADHAQRRAILGRMTDAFFAVDADWEFTYLNEQGRAVIADAVGEDRSASEFVGRSIWEVLPSAVDTQFYDAYHRAMDEQEPTFFEAHYAPLDTWFEVRAYPSPTGLSVYFQDVTERKERETALVERDRVLREVYRITSDKDRGFEEKIDALLGLGRDVLGTDCAALSKVDGNEYVFEIIHDPSGEVSQGDVVPLGATNCERAVVDERTLVLSDVGAEAPELTDRAGFTEMGISCYLGTPVWVDGDVDGTFCFYDTEPRSDAFSEWEVTLVDLLGSWVSYEQERERRAAQLTRERNRLEDFASLVSHDLRNPLTVALGRLDIVREQYEGDPDHVDTLEAALERMEDLIEDLLVLSRTGEQTVTPEPHVLQDVVGEAWEATGTAAATVRVHDGTASVHGDPVSFQQLFENLLRNAVEHGGDSVTVDVGLLPADEGFYVADDGPGIPEAEREQVFESGYTTSEDGTGFGLRIVAEILDAHGWDVVVTESESGGARFEVIGPSVDR; encoded by the coding sequence ATGGAAAACCCCGTGGTCGTCGGGGGGCGACCGCTCACTGCCACGGAGGAACGCGCCCGCGTTCTCGTCGTCGATACGGACAGGACTACCGTCGAGACCCTGCGGGCCGCAGACGCCGGGTACGAACTCCGGACCGCTCGGACCGTCGACGACGCGCTGGCAGCGGTCGAGAGCGAGCCCGTCGACTGTATCGTCAGCGAGCACGCGCTGCCCGAGGGGACCGGTATCGAGCTCCTCCGGGCGGTCCGGGACCGGTGGCCGGACCTCCCGTTCGTGTTGCTGACCGATTCGGGCGACGAGGGGCTCGCGAGCGACGCCGTCGGGGCCGGTGTGACGGACTATCTGCCCAAGACGCGGACCGCGGCGCTGCCCGACCGGCTCGCGGCAGCGCTGGCGGACCACGCCCAGCGGCGGGCTATCCTCGGTCGCATGACCGACGCGTTCTTCGCCGTCGACGCCGACTGGGAGTTCACGTATCTCAACGAGCAGGGACGCGCTGTCATCGCCGACGCCGTCGGCGAGGACCGCTCGGCCAGCGAGTTCGTCGGGCGGTCTATCTGGGAGGTCCTCCCCTCCGCCGTCGACACCCAGTTCTACGACGCCTACCACCGCGCGATGGACGAACAGGAACCGACCTTCTTCGAGGCCCATTACGCCCCCCTCGACACCTGGTTCGAGGTACGGGCCTACCCGTCGCCGACCGGGCTGTCGGTGTACTTTCAGGACGTGACAGAACGCAAGGAGCGCGAGACGGCGCTGGTCGAGCGCGACCGGGTTCTCAGGGAGGTGTACCGGATAACTTCGGACAAGGACCGCGGCTTCGAGGAGAAGATAGACGCGTTGCTCGGGCTCGGCCGGGACGTGCTCGGCACTGACTGTGCCGCCCTCTCGAAAGTCGACGGGAACGAGTACGTCTTCGAGATCATCCACGACCCCTCGGGCGAGGTGAGTCAGGGCGACGTCGTCCCGCTTGGGGCGACCAACTGCGAGCGGGCGGTGGTCGACGAGCGGACCCTCGTCCTCAGCGACGTCGGCGCGGAGGCGCCGGAGCTGACCGACCGGGCCGGCTTCACCGAGATGGGTATCTCCTGTTACCTCGGGACGCCGGTGTGGGTCGACGGCGACGTCGACGGCACGTTCTGTTTCTACGACACGGAGCCCCGGAGCGACGCCTTTTCGGAGTGGGAGGTGACGCTGGTCGACCTGCTGGGAAGCTGGGTCAGCTACGAACAGGAACGCGAGCGCCGCGCCGCACAGCTCACCCGCGAACGCAACCGGCTGGAGGACTTCGCCAGCCTGGTGAGCCACGACCTGCGGAACCCGCTGACCGTCGCGCTGGGGCGACTCGACATCGTGCGGGAGCAGTACGAGGGCGACCCGGACCACGTGGACACGCTCGAAGCGGCCTTGGAGCGTATGGAGGACCTCATCGAGGACCTGCTGGTGCTCTCGCGGACGGGCGAACAGACGGTGACACCGGAACCGCACGTGCTGCAAGACGTCGTCGGGGAGGCCTGGGAGGCGACCGGCACCGCCGCCGCGACCGTGCGTGTCCACGACGGGACTGCCTCGGTCCACGGCGACCCGGTCTCGTTCCAGCAGCTGTTCGAGAACCTCCTGCGCAACGCCGTGGAACACGGCGGCGACAGCGTCACCGTCGACGTGGGGCTGTTACCGGCCGACGAGGGGTTCTACGTCGCCGACGACGGCCCGGGTATCCCCGAAGCTGAGCGCGAGCAGGTGTTCGAGAGCGGCTACACGACCAGCGAGGACGGCACCGGCTTCGGCCTCCGTATCGTCGCCGAGATTCTCGACGCACACGGCTGGGACGTGGTCGTCACGGAGAGCGAGTCGGGCGGTGCGCGTTTCGAGGTCATCGGCCCGTCCGTCGACCGCTGA
- a CDS encoding 5-formyltetrahydrofolate cyclo-ligase — translation MEKGAIRERVWDRLDADGVARFPFPPHDRIPNFAGAADAAERVTDTELWARAETVKANPDSPQLPLRRAALRAGKTVYMAVPRLRDRRCFYELDPAELDDLDAAPAVSNVADHARQVAPEAVDGIDLVVSGSVAVTEDGARIGKGEGYSDMEYAVLRELGLVDESTPVVTTVHELQVVDGPESAVPGATVPVDAHDVPMDAVVTPERTVETGTPYPRPDGIDWDALDTERLREIPVLAERAPE, via the coding sequence ATGGAGAAAGGAGCCATCCGCGAGCGGGTGTGGGACCGGCTGGACGCCGACGGCGTCGCCCGGTTTCCGTTCCCGCCCCACGACCGGATTCCCAACTTCGCGGGCGCCGCCGACGCCGCCGAGCGCGTCACCGACACCGAGCTGTGGGCCCGCGCCGAGACGGTGAAAGCGAACCCTGACTCGCCGCAGCTCCCGCTGCGCCGGGCCGCGCTGCGTGCCGGCAAGACCGTCTACATGGCCGTCCCGCGCCTGCGTGACCGGCGCTGTTTCTACGAACTCGACCCGGCCGAACTCGACGACCTCGACGCGGCCCCCGCCGTGTCGAACGTCGCGGACCACGCTCGGCAGGTGGCACCAGAAGCCGTCGACGGCATCGACCTCGTGGTCTCGGGGTCGGTCGCCGTCACCGAGGACGGCGCCCGAATCGGCAAGGGCGAGGGGTACAGCGACATGGAGTACGCTGTCCTGCGTGAGCTGGGACTGGTCGACGAGTCGACGCCGGTGGTGACGACGGTCCACGAACTGCAGGTGGTCGACGGCCCCGAGAGCGCCGTTCCGGGGGCGACCGTCCCGGTCGACGCCCACGACGTGCCGATGGACGCCGTCGTCACACCGGAACGGACCGTCGAGACCGGGACGCCCTATCCGCGACCCGACGGTATCGACTGGGACGCGCTCGACACGGAGCGGCTCCGAGAGATTCCGGTGCTTGCCGAACGCGCGCCGGAGTGA
- a CDS encoding LEA type 2 family protein — protein MVRRRGVVVAAVAAGLLLLGAAVYGLAVVDRPRVQSVDNSWGTVTAERTEVVSDIRVDNPLLLRLGDGVADVRYNVTLNGVRMASGVERGVRLGGSDDVVTVRTWLDNDKIQPWWVSHVNRNETTTVRVDPEVRVDYAGVDLPAEEATRTRTVRTDLLEPLNTERNRSVAVFGRTALVVEETSARWGEATRARTPIRASTTVTNELPVAVPLTDVRYTIRMNGIVVGRGTAAGRTVIPAESTRQVALRADIDNSKLDEWWVTHRRRNGSSRLSVAFDATVGYRDVDRRVTLDGLTYNRTFRTDIFDEESNGSATPGTPAVRGSPARASRGAT, from the coding sequence ATGGTACGCAGGCGGGGCGTCGTAGTGGCGGCCGTCGCAGCGGGGCTGCTCCTGCTCGGTGCGGCCGTCTACGGGCTGGCAGTCGTCGACAGGCCGCGGGTACAGTCGGTCGACAACAGCTGGGGCACTGTCACCGCGGAGCGGACCGAGGTCGTAAGCGACATCCGCGTCGACAACCCCTTGCTCCTCCGACTCGGCGACGGCGTCGCGGACGTGCGCTACAACGTGACGCTGAACGGTGTCCGGATGGCGTCGGGGGTCGAGCGCGGCGTCCGACTCGGCGGCTCGGACGACGTGGTCACCGTGCGGACGTGGCTGGACAACGACAAGATACAGCCGTGGTGGGTCAGCCACGTGAACCGCAACGAGACGACGACAGTTCGAGTCGACCCCGAGGTCAGGGTCGATTACGCCGGCGTCGACCTCCCCGCCGAGGAGGCGACCCGGACCCGGACGGTCCGGACGGACCTGCTCGAACCGCTGAACACCGAGCGCAACCGCAGCGTCGCGGTGTTCGGGCGGACAGCGCTGGTGGTCGAGGAGACGAGCGCGCGGTGGGGGGAGGCGACGCGGGCCCGGACTCCGATACGAGCGTCGACCACGGTGACCAACGAGCTCCCCGTCGCGGTCCCGCTGACCGACGTGCGGTACACGATTCGGATGAACGGTATCGTCGTCGGCCGTGGGACCGCCGCGGGACGGACCGTGATTCCCGCGGAGAGCACGCGACAGGTCGCCCTCCGCGCGGACATCGACAACTCGAAGCTCGACGAGTGGTGGGTCACCCACCGCCGGCGCAACGGTAGCTCGCGGCTCTCGGTCGCGTTCGACGCGACGGTCGGGTACCGCGATGTCGACCGGCGTGTCACGCTGGACGGGCTCACCTACAACCGGACCTTCCGGACGGACATCTTCGACGAGGAATCGAACGGGTCGGCGACCCCCGGCACGCCCGCTGTGAGAGGGTCGCCCGCCCGCGCCTCGCGCGGGGCGACCTGA
- a CDS encoding ferritin-like domain-containing protein, which yields MTTDSIEQLLVEGVQELYYTEQQLVDALDQLADQTGTESVSQAFSKHRGETQQQVDRLEQVFEALGEEPEAREDIVVTAMIDEHDQFAGENDGEVLDRYNMAVGQKTEHYEIAAYGNLASLAEKAGHDEAADLLVETLREEQEALEQLTDASEQFDTQQIAGD from the coding sequence ATGACGACTGACTCGATCGAACAGCTTCTGGTCGAAGGCGTCCAGGAACTGTACTACACCGAACAGCAGCTCGTCGACGCGCTGGACCAACTCGCAGACCAGACGGGCACGGAGTCGGTCAGCCAGGCGTTCTCCAAACACCGGGGAGAGACACAACAGCAAGTAGACCGCCTTGAGCAGGTGTTCGAGGCGCTGGGCGAGGAGCCGGAGGCCAGAGAGGACATCGTCGTGACGGCGATGATAGACGAACACGACCAGTTCGCCGGGGAGAACGACGGCGAGGTGCTCGACCGGTACAACATGGCCGTCGGACAGAAGACCGAACACTACGAGATAGCGGCCTACGGCAACCTCGCGTCACTGGCCGAGAAGGCCGGACACGACGAGGCCGCCGACCTCCTGGTCGAGACCCTCCGGGAGGAACAGGAGGCGCTCGAACAGCTCACGGACGCCAGTGAGCAGTTCGACACGCAGCAGATAGCCGGCGACTGA
- a CDS encoding TIGR03557 family F420-dependent LLM class oxidoreductase, with product MPEIGYTLSSEEHSPSDLVEYARRAEAAGFDFLSISDHYHPWVSEQGEASFVWSTLGGVATATETVDVGVGVSAPIQRFHPAIYAQAAATVADMFEDRTFYAGVGTGENLNEHVLGDRWPEHSVRMEMLEEAVDVIRELWTGEEVSHHGEHYTVENARLFTLPEEPPPICVSAYGERAARSAAEIGDGFWSVGPQEVVSTWEDHGGEGPRFCQLQACVAETEDEAVATAYEKWPNSALPGELSSELATPALFEQATHMVSKEDIAEGSIITDPDPQAHIDGIQTAVDAGYDHVYTMQIGDDQQAMVDMYKEDVLPSFT from the coding sequence ATGCCAGAGATAGGTTACACGCTGTCGAGCGAGGAGCACAGCCCCTCCGACCTGGTCGAGTACGCGCGGCGAGCGGAGGCCGCCGGCTTCGACTTCCTCTCGATTTCGGACCACTACCACCCATGGGTCAGCGAACAGGGGGAGGCGTCCTTCGTCTGGTCGACCCTGGGAGGGGTCGCGACTGCGACCGAGACCGTCGACGTCGGCGTCGGCGTCTCCGCGCCGATACAGCGCTTCCACCCGGCCATCTACGCTCAGGCCGCGGCTACCGTCGCCGATATGTTCGAGGACCGCACGTTCTACGCCGGCGTCGGCACCGGCGAGAACCTGAACGAACACGTGCTCGGCGACCGCTGGCCGGAACACAGCGTCCGAATGGAGATGCTGGAGGAGGCCGTCGACGTGATACGGGAACTCTGGACTGGCGAGGAGGTCAGCCACCACGGCGAGCATTACACCGTCGAGAACGCGCGGCTGTTCACCCTGCCCGAGGAACCCCCGCCCATCTGTGTCTCGGCCTACGGCGAGCGGGCCGCCCGCAGCGCGGCCGAAATCGGCGACGGGTTCTGGTCCGTCGGCCCGCAGGAAGTCGTCTCCACCTGGGAGGACCACGGCGGCGAGGGGCCGCGCTTCTGTCAGCTCCAGGCCTGTGTCGCCGAGACCGAGGACGAGGCCGTCGCGACCGCCTACGAGAAGTGGCCCAACTCGGCGCTCCCGGGGGAACTGAGTTCCGAACTGGCGACGCCGGCGCTGTTCGAGCAGGCGACGCATATGGTCTCGAAGGAGGATATCGCCGAGGGGAGCATCATCACGGACCCGGACCCGCAGGCCCATATCGACGGCATCCAGACCGCTGTCGACGCCGGCTACGACCACGTCTACACCATGCAGATCGGCGACGACCAGCAGGCGATGGTCGACATGTACAAGGAAGACGTGCTGCCATCGTTCACCTGA
- a CDS encoding NAD-dependent epimerase/dehydratase family protein — protein sequence MVRIALTGAAGNVGRELVDAFDDHEVVPFTHSETDAFDSELLDVTDPDDVREKLDAFEIVVHLAGASSPEADWETVAETNVEGTKHVLDAAVENGVDRVVFASSNHAVGSYNSADEDPETTTLADARPVRGDAPTAPDSFYGVSKAACEGLTKFYAERHGVEVVNLRIGWYMSEADLRARTGDDVDPGRDRFARATWLSPRDCRAVHRRAATADLPESPVTVNAVSRNDLRYFTLTETMQTLGYRPRDNAEEVLDR from the coding sequence ATGGTCCGCATCGCACTGACCGGCGCGGCGGGTAACGTCGGCCGCGAACTCGTCGACGCGTTCGACGACCACGAGGTGGTCCCGTTCACGCACTCCGAGACCGACGCGTTCGACAGCGAGTTGCTCGACGTGACCGACCCCGACGACGTGCGAGAGAAACTGGACGCGTTCGAGATCGTCGTCCACCTCGCGGGCGCGTCGTCGCCCGAGGCCGACTGGGAGACGGTCGCCGAGACGAACGTCGAGGGGACGAAACACGTCCTCGACGCGGCCGTCGAGAACGGCGTCGACCGCGTCGTCTTCGCCTCCTCGAACCACGCCGTCGGCAGCTACAACTCGGCGGACGAGGACCCCGAGACGACGACGCTCGCGGACGCGCGACCCGTTCGCGGCGACGCGCCCACTGCCCCGGATTCGTTCTACGGCGTGAGCAAGGCCGCCTGCGAGGGCCTGACGAAGTTCTACGCGGAGCGCCACGGCGTCGAGGTCGTCAACCTCCGCATCGGCTGGTACATGAGCGAGGCCGACCTGCGAGCCCGGACCGGCGACGACGTCGACCCCGGGCGGGACCGGTTTGCACGGGCGACGTGGCTGAGTCCCCGGGACTGCCGGGCCGTCCACCGACGGGCGGCGACCGCCGACCTCCCCGAGAGCCCGGTCACGGTCAACGCCGTCTCGCGAAACGACCTGCGGTACTTCACGCTCACGGAGACGATGCAGACGCTGGGCTACCGGCCCCGGGACAACGCCGAGGAAGTGCTCGACCGGTAG
- a CDS encoding ester cyclase, whose product MSTTESENKDLVRDYLRAFNEQDRDSLSEHLAEGIVEYGSHEERREFDEIMEYLEALFQTFPDYSGTTDEMVAEDDLVVVRYTARGTHEGEYRDVEPTGNDVEWTGMGMYRIEDDKIAEIWLEEDRAGLLEQLEVASPPAYLRI is encoded by the coding sequence ATGTCAACGACAGAAAGCGAAAACAAGGACCTCGTTCGCGACTACCTGCGCGCGTTCAACGAACAGGACAGAGATAGCCTCTCGGAACACCTCGCGGAGGGCATCGTCGAATACGGGAGTCACGAAGAGCGACGCGAGTTCGACGAGATAATGGAGTATCTCGAAGCTCTCTTCCAGACGTTTCCGGACTACTCGGGAACCACCGACGAGATGGTCGCAGAGGACGATCTGGTCGTCGTTCGATACACCGCTCGCGGCACGCACGAGGGCGAGTATCGAGACGTCGAACCGACCGGGAACGACGTCGAGTGGACGGGAATGGGGATGTATCGCATCGAAGACGACAAAATCGCCGAAATCTGGCTCGAAGAAGACCGGGCTGGCCTCCTCGAACAGCTCGAAGTCGCCAGTCCTCCCGCGTATCTCCGGATATAA
- a CDS encoding glycoside hydrolase family 15 protein, with product MRDGGYTPIEAYGVVGNLETAALVAPDGSVDWFPFPHVESPSIFGAVLDAERGGRFRVGPADSGTGTLGYLDGTNVLQTRFETGGGALTVTDFMPPADLVDHPKKVLYRRLDCEEGAVDVELAFDPAFDYARTETTLEATDTGLRAAGREERTTLEAEFDLDIDRDAGRATGATTLEAGRTEWVLLRCTGAEDAATDPAAALSDTVDYWRDWSHDCPTDEHCVFGGPWHDHVVRSGLVLKLLTHAESGAIAAAPTTSLPEDVGGVRNWDYRYNWLRDAGFTVQALSNLGHVGAAAAYVSWFLDLCGATEPATIQPLYGLHGETALDERELDHLSGYRGSRPVRVGNGAADQRQLDIYGELLLAVDELHTHDRSLSADEWTVVRDIVDYVTEVWQEPDAGIWEVRDGPKQFVYSKVLCWVALDRGLALASDHGYDAPVDAWRETRNEIRESVLQKGYDDELGAFVQTYGDGTTLDATGLLLPVVGFLPFDDERVQGTIDAVETRLREDEVLVRRYDGSDGLPGEEGAFVLCACWLIDALALSGRVETAHDRLETLVEYVNPLGLLAEEIDPDDGTYLGNYPQAFSHIGLVNSALYVGAAQGGELPGPPPMGIRLGDPIGMDDY from the coding sequence GTGCGTGACGGCGGGTACACCCCCATCGAGGCCTACGGCGTCGTGGGGAACCTGGAGACCGCCGCGCTCGTCGCCCCCGACGGCTCGGTCGACTGGTTCCCCTTCCCGCACGTCGAATCGCCGAGCATCTTCGGCGCGGTGCTCGACGCGGAGCGGGGCGGGCGGTTCCGCGTCGGTCCCGCCGACAGCGGGACGGGCACGCTGGGCTATCTCGACGGGACGAACGTCCTCCAGACGCGGTTCGAGACGGGCGGGGGCGCACTGACCGTGACCGACTTCATGCCGCCGGCCGACCTCGTCGACCACCCGAAGAAAGTGCTCTACCGACGACTCGACTGCGAGGAGGGGGCGGTCGACGTCGAACTCGCGTTCGACCCGGCGTTCGACTACGCCCGCACCGAGACGACGCTCGAAGCGACGGACACCGGCCTCCGCGCGGCCGGGCGCGAGGAGCGGACGACGCTCGAAGCGGAGTTCGACCTCGACATCGACCGCGACGCGGGCCGTGCCACGGGAGCGACGACGCTCGAAGCCGGCCGGACCGAGTGGGTGCTGTTGCGCTGTACCGGCGCGGAGGACGCGGCGACGGACCCCGCGGCAGCGCTCTCCGACACGGTCGACTACTGGCGCGACTGGAGCCACGACTGCCCGACCGACGAACACTGTGTCTTCGGCGGGCCGTGGCACGACCACGTCGTTCGGTCGGGGCTGGTGCTCAAGCTCCTCACACACGCCGAGTCGGGTGCCATCGCCGCCGCGCCGACCACCTCGCTCCCCGAGGACGTCGGCGGCGTCCGGAACTGGGACTACCGCTACAACTGGCTGCGCGACGCGGGCTTTACCGTTCAGGCCCTCTCGAACCTCGGCCACGTGGGGGCCGCCGCGGCGTACGTCTCGTGGTTCCTCGACCTCTGCGGGGCGACCGAGCCCGCCACCATCCAGCCGCTGTACGGCCTCCACGGCGAGACGGCGCTGGACGAGCGCGAACTCGACCACCTCTCGGGGTACCGCGGCTCGCGGCCGGTCCGCGTCGGCAACGGCGCCGCCGACCAGCGCCAGCTCGACATCTACGGCGAGCTGTTGCTGGCGGTGGACGAGCTCCACACCCACGACCGCTCGCTCTCGGCCGACGAGTGGACCGTCGTCCGGGACATCGTCGACTACGTCACCGAGGTCTGGCAGGAGCCCGACGCCGGCATCTGGGAGGTCCGCGACGGCCCGAAGCAGTTCGTCTACTCGAAGGTCCTCTGCTGGGTCGCCCTCGACCGCGGACTCGCGCTCGCGAGCGACCACGGCTACGACGCGCCGGTCGACGCGTGGCGGGAGACCCGGAACGAGATTCGCGAGTCCGTACTCCAAAAGGGGTACGACGACGAACTCGGCGCGTTCGTCCAGACCTACGGCGACGGCACCACGCTGGACGCCACGGGGCTGTTGCTCCCCGTGGTCGGATTCCTCCCGTTCGACGACGAGCGAGTGCAGGGGACCATCGACGCCGTCGAGACACGCCTGCGAGAAGACGAGGTCCTCGTCAGGCGCTACGACGGCAGCGACGGGCTGCCCGGCGAGGAGGGCGCGTTCGTCCTCTGTGCGTGCTGGCTCATCGACGCGCTGGCGCTCTCGGGCCGCGTCGAGACGGCCCACGACCGACTGGAAACGCTGGTCGAGTACGTCAACCCGCTGGGGCTCCTCGCCGAGGAGATCGACCCCGACGACGGGACCTACCTCGGAAATTACCCGCAGGCGTTCAGTCACATCGGCCTCGTCAACAGCGCGCTCTACGTCGGCGCGGCACAGGGCGGGGAGCTTCCCGGGCCACCGCCGATGGGCATCCGTCTCGGGGACCCGATTGGGATGGACGACTACTGA
- a CDS encoding DsbA family protein — translation MNRRRYLALAGAGVVGSLAGCGGGGSESGQPIDDHPAAAGLDAQPSRGSLDGHVVLAFEDPSCTQCRRFHENTVPEIESNIVDPGRGAYVVRTYPIIYPWGKPATQALESTFARSGDAFWSLFGHYFESQDQFTGDNVLDRTEQFLNGSTDVDGTAVVEDARNRAHDDAVQADIAAAEEADLPTQTPIVLLFRDGEFASSANGSVSYDLIAGALGVN, via the coding sequence ATGAACAGACGACGGTATCTGGCACTCGCAGGCGCGGGTGTCGTCGGCTCGCTCGCCGGCTGCGGTGGCGGCGGGAGCGAGAGCGGACAGCCCATCGACGACCATCCGGCCGCGGCGGGGCTCGACGCCCAGCCGAGCCGGGGGAGCCTCGACGGCCACGTCGTGCTCGCCTTCGAGGACCCCTCCTGTACGCAGTGCCGGCGGTTCCACGAGAACACGGTCCCCGAAATCGAGTCGAACATCGTCGACCCGGGGAGAGGCGCATACGTCGTGCGGACGTACCCGATTATCTACCCGTGGGGGAAGCCGGCGACGCAGGCGCTGGAGTCGACGTTCGCCCGCAGCGGCGACGCCTTCTGGTCGCTGTTTGGCCACTACTTCGAGAGCCAGGACCAGTTCACCGGCGACAACGTGCTGGACCGCACCGAACAGTTCCTGAACGGCTCGACCGACGTCGACGGGACGGCGGTGGTCGAAGACGCCCGGAACCGGGCCCACGACGACGCGGTACAGGCCGACATCGCGGCCGCCGAGGAGGCAGACCTGCCGACCCAGACGCCCATCGTCCTCCTCTTCCGTGACGGCGAGTTCGCTTCGTCGGCCAACGGGAGCGTGAGCTACGACCTCATCGCGGGGGCGCTCGGGGTGAACTGA